The Takifugu rubripes chromosome 3, fTakRub1.2, whole genome shotgun sequence genome contains a region encoding:
- the znf217 gene encoding zinc finger protein 217 has product MPTHQLLQCVESPDGPARDTLTSMGPGSSMTPHGSGPEKAADGALTSCMFCEQTFTRHQELGPHVLAQHPTTFYGPAVLQVEAEFRIPGERPRVKASRLPVPKEEVLSCIVCGQVSQDAGELEAHMRRHKDYFTFCCNVCGRRFREPWFLKAHMKMHAKAGSKSRAQQDLESPVTVNGVLQDAPPGPVATLYKMCMVCGFFFPDHDALVEHCKVHNRELEPSKDEGASVTQKMFLHGLGLLPRPHGQPERLSKWIPQLDPFNTYQAWQLATRGKIAVGPNTTKDASQEASTDNEDGSSDKDESGNGWTEGQGDKAPRDVLARELRSQQQLGAGGPETRRRCLIQKVKEKERPTRCDDCQRTFRTYHQLVLHSRIHKRDRSGEESPTSGERKFRPEQAEDGSEEGFEEAVLSEPLGPGEDGFGQTKARSKECNYCGKSFRSSYYLTIHLRTHTGEKPYKCVHCDYAAAQKTSLKYHLDRHHKDKRYAELPGRPPAPAVGGKPAESRAGPAAPAASACSSAASEDSCESVDDKPGNPPVQMNGGCQKLIPVAANSLTDDGANCPTAANLKKDELREEKPDVPLNLSLKVSLSIRPSAASRSASVPLACQFCTYKTFYPEVLIMHARLVHKHKPVKKNGPVGGSKPNRLTGCPPALEGRDVAPLPVFGGRHPRRTKSPLRPPAKPQEKLPGNTPLPPKTSPVRAPSRDVQETQHQRRDGDAPPRQQPSGYAELSKKPSMGGKPVPERPGPPDRVPVTEWSYPSRNGASWHSDAARLCLSSQFGPLPPMDFGEPPSKRLKYVVAPCREADAVVFRGPVGATSSRLLIPGRGGKSVSPPAAPENLVPPKTAAAMGGGLDSEWSMMNLLSSYSPNDLASLYHSAPPPPAHAGLANPRAGGITVLYQHLPTLPNLQRRDPAALFPNQRYGTADKTA; this is encoded by the exons ATGCCGACTCACCAGTTGCTGCAGTGCGTCGAGAGCCCAGACGGGCCTGCCCGAGACACCCTGACCAGCATGGGGCCCGGATCCAGCATGACCCCGCACGGCTCGGGTCCAGAAAAAGCGGCGGACGGCGCGCTGACGTCCTGCATGTTCTGTGAGCAGACGTTTACTCGCCACCAGGAGCTGGGGCCGCACGTTTTAGCGCAGCACCCCACCACGTTCTACGGGCCGGCCGTGCTTCAAGTGGAGGCCGAGTTCAGGATCCCGGGAGAGAGACCGCGGGTCAAAGCCAGTCGCCTCCCGGTCCCCAAGGAGGAAGTCCTCAGCTGCATCGTGTGTGGTCAGGTTTCTCAGGACGCCGGCGAGCTGGAAGCCCACATGAGGAGGCACAAGGACTACTTTACCTTCTGCTGCAACGTGTGCGGACGGCGATTTAGAGAGCCCTGGTTCCTCAAGGCGCACATGAAGATGCACGCCAAAGCGGGCTCCAAGAGCAGGgcccagcaggacctggagagCCCGGTCACGGTCAACGGCGTTCTCCAGGACGCCCCTCCCGGGCCCGTGGCCACTCTTTACAAAATGTGCATGGTTTGTGGCTTCTTCTTTCCTGACCACGACGCTTTGGTGGAACACTGTAAAGTCCACAATCGAGAGCTGGAACCCAGCAAAGACGAAGGCGCTTCGGTCACACAGAAGATGTTCCTTCACGGTCTTGGACTTCTCCCGCGGCCTCATGGACAACCTGAGAGGTTATCAAAATGGATCCCCCAGTTAGATCCTTTCAACACTTATCAGGCTTGGCAACTGGCCACCAGGGGGAAGATAGCAGTGGGGCCTAATACGACGAAAGATGCCAGCCAGGAGGCCAGCACAGACAACGAGGACGGCAGCTCTGACAAAGACGAGTCGGGCAACGGTTGGACCGAAGGACAAGGAGACAAAGCTCCCAGAGACGTCCTCGCCCGGGAGCTGcgctctcagcagcagctgggggcAGGAGGCCCCGAAACCCGGCGCAGGTGCCTCATACAGaaggtgaaggagaaagagagaccCACCAGGTGCGACGACTGTCAGAGGACCTTCAGGACCTACCATCAGCTGGTCCTGCACTCCAGAATACACAAGCGCGACCGGAGCGGCGAGGAGAGTCCAACGTCTGGTGAGAGGAAGTTCAGACCGGAGCAGGCCGAGGACGGCTCCGAGGAGGGCTTCGAGGAAGCCGTGTTGTCGGAGCCCCTTGGACCAG GTGAAGACGGTTTCGGTCAAACGAAAGCCCGATCCAAAGAATGCAATTATTGCGGAAAGTCTTTCCGCTCAAGCTACTACCTCACCATTCATCTGCGGACCCACACAG GTGAGAAGCCGTACAAATGTGTTCACTGCGACTACGCCGCAGCCCAGAAGACCTCACTGAAGTATCACCTGGACCGGCATCACAAGGACAAGCGCTACGCCGAGCTTCCCGGCAGACCTCCGGCCCCCGCTGTGGGTGGGAAACCCGCTGAGAGCAGAGCCGGACCAGCGGCCCCCGCGGCGTCGGCGTGCAGCTCGGCAGCGTCGGAGGACAGTTGCGAGAGTGTCGACGACAAACCCGGAAATCCACCCGTCCAAATGAATGGAGGGTGTCAGAAATTAATTCCCGTCGCTGCGAACTCGCTGACGGATGATGGAGCAAACTGTCCCACAGCTGCTAACCTGAAGAAAGACGAGCTCAGGGAGGAGAAGCCTGACGTCCCTTTAAATCTGTCCTTAAAGGTGTCCCTCAGCATCCGTCCCAGCGCCGCGTCCAGAAGCGCTTCCGTTCCGCTCGCCTGCCAGTTCTGTACTTATAAAACCTTCTACCCAGAGGTTCTGATCATGCACGCGAGGCTGGTTCACAAGCACAAACCTGTGAAGAAGAATGGACCGGTTGGAGGTTCGAAACCCAACCGTCTGACGGGCTGCCCCCCCGCCCTGGAGGGGAGGGACGTCGCCCCGCTTCCCGTCTTTGGCGGGCGGCACCCTCGCCGGACCAAATCGCCGCTTCGTCCACCAGCCAAACCACAAGAAAAGCTGCCTGgcaacacccccctccccccgaagACGTCTCCTGTCCGCGCACCCTCGCGTGACGTCCAGGAGACCCAGCATCAGAGACGCGACGGCGACGCACCCCCCCGACAGCAGCCGTCCGGCTACGCAGAATTATCCAAGAAACCCTCGATGGGAGGCAAGCCCGTCCCGGAGCGCCCGGGACCTCCAGACCGCGTCCCGGTCACCGAGTGGTCTTACCCCTCCAGGAACGGCGCCTCGTGGCACTCGGATGCTGCCAGGTTGTGCCTGTCCAGCCAGTTtggacccctcccccccatggATTTTGGGGAACCGCCGTCCAAGAGGTTAAAGTACGTGGTGGCTCCGTGCAGGGAGGCAGACGCCGTTGTGTTCAGAGGGCCGGTGGGGGCCACTTCCAGCCGGCTGCTGATTCCAGGCAGAGGTGGGAAAAGCGTGTCTCCGCCTGCAGCTCCGGAGAACCTGGTTCCCccgaaaacagcagcagctatggGGGGAGGTCTGGACAGCGAGTGGAGCATGATGAACCTCCTGAGCTCCTACTCGCCCAATGACCTGGCCTCCCTGTACCACagcgccccgccccccccggccCACGCGGGACTGGCCAACCCCAGAGCAG GGGGCATCACGGTGCTGTACCAACACTTGCCCACTCTGCCCAACCTGCAGAGGAGAGATCCAGCCGCGCTCTTCCCCAACCAGCGCTACGGGACCGCTGACAAAACCGCCTGA